The following are encoded together in the Lactuca sativa cultivar Salinas chromosome 1, Lsat_Salinas_v11, whole genome shotgun sequence genome:
- the LOC111921486 gene encoding uncharacterized protein LOC111921486 — MYALSSKSSCIKVRIILVEADAKKEEENKKGKNNKRRGKQNSESSKKQQTMIVHVTTQATTTPHAPASSTSNALKQYTGNLPKCNKCNYHHHRECREMMCTRCNRKGHTTKYCRTQLPQNQMPNNNNNNNNNNTKDGASYTCCGCRKTGHFRRKCPNANNQATGVAGRVLTMG, encoded by the coding sequence atgtatgctctttcgagcaaatcTTCATGTATCAAAGTACGGATAATATTAGTGGAAGCGGATGCTAAGAAGGAAGAAGAGAataagaaagggaagaacaacaagagaagaGGTAAACAAAACTCAGAATCATCTAAGAAGCAACAGACAATGATTGTCCATGTAACAACCCAAGCTACCacaacaccacatgctccagcctcatccaCGTCGAATGCTCTGAAACAGTACACTGGGAATCTTCCCAAGTGTAACAAATGTAACTACCATCACCACAGGGAATGCAGAGAGATGATGTGCACAAGATGCAACCGGAAGGGCCATACAACAAAGTATTGTAGGACCCAACTTCCACAAAACCAGAtgcccaacaacaacaacaacaacaacaacaacaacacaaagGATGGAGCCAGTTATACCTGTTGTGGGTGCAGGAAGACCGGACATTTCAGGCGGAAATGTCCCAATGCAAACAACCAGGCGACAGGAGTGGCAGGAAGAGTGCTGACTATGGGTTAA